The DNA region CGGACACGTCCCGGAAATTCTGCCTGGGTCCCTTTTACGTTGTCAAAGGCCGGGTATCGGATCAATCCATTCCCTCGAAACGTCCACCCCGCGGGATTTTAGCCATTGCACCCACCCCCGCTTGAAAACGACCCACCATACCTTATATATTAAAGGTCGCTCTGCGGGACTAACTCAGTGGTAGAGTGCGACCTTGCCAAGGTCGAAGTCGCGGGTTCGAATCCCGTGTCCCGCTTTCCTTTCGACAATTTAGAAGCCATCCTTCACGACTTGACCCAGAAATTAACCAGTTAAGCAATCCAATAAAGCAGTGTGGTGAGAAACTGGCAAGAGTTGTTTGCTCAAGGGTTCGGTTGGGTGAGGCGGCAAAGCCGATTTCACGCTCAGGGTTGGACGCGCCCGGCATAAGCCGCGGGCGTGCTAATGTGGTCCAACATGCAGCCGCTGGAGATTCAGCCGAACTTCGATATGACCGTGCGGGTTGGTTGCAGCCTCGTCTACGAAGTCACCGGTACGGCGATGCTTCTCATCAATCTGAAGCTCCGTCCCGACCGCAACCATGCCGTGCTCTTCGAAGCGCTGACGCTCGGCAATGATCTGTGTGCCGAAGAATTCATCGACACCCACGGGAACGTCATTTCTCGTGTGCGGCTGATGCCTGGTACTAATTGCTTCCGGCACGATGCAATCGTCACGGTTTCCTCGCAACCGGACAACTACGGCCTCCCCGCCACCGTTCCGCAGGCACCAGGCGATCTCCCCGCCGCGTTGCTGCGATACACGTTACCCAGCCGGTATTGCGACTCCGACAAGCTGACTGATTTCGCGTGGGGAAAATTTGGCCACATCGAGCATGGAATGCCCCGCGTTCAGGCTATCAGCCGCTGGCTGCACGACAACATCGAGTATCGCTACTTGTCCGGTAGAGCCGATTTGTCGGCCTGGGACGTTTTGCAACGAGGCTATGGCGTTTGCCGCGATTTCGCGCACCTCGCAATCGCGCTCAACCGCACTTTCAATCTTCCGGCGCGCTATGTGACCGGCCACTTGCCTGACATCGGCTTTCCAGATCCGGACAATCACATGGATTTTCATGCTTACGGCGAAGTCTACATCGACGGGACCTGGTTCACGACTGACGCCCGTTTCCATGTGCCGCGCATCGGCCGCATAAAGGTTTCATGTGGACAGGACGCGGTGGATGGAGCGTTCTCGACCATCTATGGGGGCGCGACGCTAACCTATTTTCAGGTCTGGGCTTATCAGGTGGCGCGAGGGGCTGTGGGTGTCGGTGATCCGATTGATCTCACGCAGCGCCTCGACAACCAATGGACCGTAAGCACCGACGCAGAGCGGTGATGCGCCGG from Terriglobia bacterium includes:
- a CDS encoding transglutaminase family protein, with translation MWSNMQPLEIQPNFDMTVRVGCSLVYEVTGTAMLLINLKLRPDRNHAVLFEALTLGNDLCAEEFIDTHGNVISRVRLMPGTNCFRHDAIVTVSSQPDNYGLPATVPQAPGDLPAALLRYTLPSRYCDSDKLTDFAWGKFGHIEHGMPRVQAISRWLHDNIEYRYLSGRADLSAWDVLQRGYGVCRDFAHLAIALNRTFNLPARYVTGHLPDIGFPDPDNHMDFHAYGEVYIDGTWFTTDARFHVPRIGRIKVSCGQDAVDGAFSTIYGGATLTYFQVWAYQVARGAVGVGDPIDLTQRLDNQWTVSTDAER